The Coregonus clupeaformis isolate EN_2021a chromosome 3, ASM2061545v1, whole genome shotgun sequence genome includes a region encoding these proteins:
- the LOC121542151 gene encoding beta-crystallin A1-2-like encodes MYRTTRSPMMQPLVNSGMGVAPFFKVTVFEQEHFQGKCQEFTSECCNIHECGLDIIRSIRVESGAWVGFEHHDFQGQQFILERGEYPHWDAYSGSLSYHVERLMSLRPIYCASHMSSRMMIFERENFMGRSVELCDDYPSLQAMGWSMPEVGSMHVQCGAFVCYQYPGYRGQQYIMECERHSGDYQHWKNWGSHCQTPQIQSIRRIQH; translated from the exons ATGTACAGAACCACTAGATCCCCAATGATGCAACCCCTGGTCAACTCGGGAATGGGCGTGGCTCCTTTCTTCAAG GTGACTGTGTTCGAGCAGGAGCACTTCCAGGGCAAGTGCCAGGAGTTCACCTCTGAGTGCTGCAACATCCACGAATGTGGTCTGGACATTATCCGCTCCATCAGAGTGGAAAGTGGAGC CTGGGTGGGCTTTGAGCACCATGACTTCCAGGGCCAGCAGTTTATCCTGGAGAGGGGAGAGTACCCCCACTGGGACGCATACAGCGGCTCCCTGTCCTACCATGTGGAGCGCCTCATGTCCCTGCGTCCCATCTACTGTGCT tcccaCATGAGCAGTCGTATGATGATCTTTGAGAGAGAGAACTTCATGGGCCGCAGTGTTGAGCTGTGTGACGACTACCCCTCCCTGCAGGCCATGGGCTGGTCCATGCCCGAGGTCGGCTCCATGCACGTGCAGTGTGGCGC CTTTGTGTGCTACCAGTACCCCGGCTACAGGGGTCAGCAGTACATCATGGAGTGTGAAAGACACAGTGGAGACTACCAGCACTGGAAGAACTGGGGCTCCCACTGCCAGACCCCCCAGATCCAGTCTATCCGCCGTATCCAGCATTAA